atgttaaaaaaaaaaaaaaaaaaaaaaaaaaaaaaataagataatgatCAAATAAATGCTTATCTCCAAGGTTATTTCAGTGCATTAaacctacttttatttatttttttccactaaattttgtgaaagaatgttttatatttatttcttgttaGTCATCTTGGGTCCATTGGAATTTATCCCCTTTTGAAAGTTTTCTAGAGAAGTAGATGTTATGACCAACACCTCTATATGAAGAGCTCATACTTCAGAGCTCTTCCCTTATGTTTGTAGGAATTACGTCATGCTCGGGTCTGCAGACACATGAACATGTGACAAGTGAGCCAGAGGGAGTTCATCTTCGATTCACCAGAGCCTTAAGAATATCCTTAGCTGTTACTAGTGATTTGCATCTGGTTGGCAGGCAGGTGAGAGGCCAGAGTCTCCAGAAAACTTGTGAGAAcctattaaaaatacatacataaaaactcATATATGTGGCAAAGGGAGCTGCTGTCTGGACCCACGAACTCCtcacattcattttcattgtcaTTGTCAGTAAGGCTCGAAGGCCAAGGTGGTGAGCCCCCTAATGCTGCCAAGTCCATTGCTCTGTGTTGCACTCTTTGTGTCTAACTGCATTTAACAACGTTTAAGGAATTTGTATTTGTTGCATCTTTCTATCCATTGTGACACGGTCATACTGTACaatctaatttctaattttaacagGTCAGAGCATCTTTTCTTCTGTCCTTCGTAATGCCATCTTTGTATGAAGTTCCTCAACGGGCTCCTAAAATCTGAGCTTCCTATTTAAGTCTAGTGGTATTTAATCCAGCTAACTCTGCGAAGGAATCAATTTCTCCTTAACAAACTCTTGCTTGGTATTCAACCATCTTCAGTTTTGCTATCATGTGATCTGTGAGTCAGAAGCACTGAGGATGTGAGGTCTGTGTCATTCACCTGCAGACAGAGCAAAGGCTCTGGAAGGAGTTGGGAATAGCTGGGCAGTATTGCCACTTATCAGTATAAAAGGTTGTTCAAATAGAACAGGAGAGCAAGAGAGTTGAGAAGCACCACATTTACAAACATCTGCAGTGGTTGTAGGTCACTCTGCACACTAGAAAAGATGAATCACGTGGGGGGGAattaagaaagcaaatgaaaatgtcaTTTCTCTTAGAAAGTCTAAAAGAAAAGAGCATACCTTTAATCTTAGTACTTCCTGAGAAGAAGCTggggcagctttttttttttccttttttacccaATTTTGATGCTTTAAGGGCGACTTTAACtcttattttctcacagtatTTCATTATAAAGAACCAACTTAGCCCACCTTAAATTCcacctcttttctgtttttgttgttgtttgcttttattttttgcacttctgggggtgcctgggtggctcaatcggttaagcggccgacttcggctcaggtcatgatctcgcggtccgtgagttcgagccccgtgtcggactctgtgctgacagctcagagcctggagcctgtttcagattctgtgtctccctctctctgaccctcccccgttcatgctctgtctctctctgtctcaaaaataaataaacgttaaaaaaaatttatttttgcacttCTGAGGAAACATTGACTTGGATGCTTATTTTAGTTACTGTAGGAAACCCACAACTCCCTGGGCCTTTCTACCCAAGAACAGAAGATTAAGAGAAACTAAGCTATAAATTAGGACATGTCCTCAAGTTCCTAGTCCCTGAGCAGGGACAGCTTCCTAAATTCAATCATATGGTAAGTTTTTATAGACTCTTACCAACCTTACAAAcctatgctcttttttttaatgtttattttttttgagagagagcggcagtgggggagaaagggcagagagagatggagacacagaatccaaagcaggctccaggctctgagctgtcatcacatgGGGCttggacatggggcttggactcacaaaccacaagtcatgacctgaggcaaagtcggatgcttaacaaactgagccacccaagtgccccaacccTATGTTCTAATCATGAATCAAGGGTTAGGTCTGAAGGGGGTAGAATTCCCTTGGCATAAATAATCTATTAAGGAAAGCACATTCCTCAATAAATCATCATCACACAATAATGTTGACAAAATAAGGCCCTGTCCTCCAAAGCCATGAGCTTTGTCCTTGCATAACTACATGTAAATGGGAAATGATTACCTTGCCCATAGATCTGGAGTATTCCAGCCAACAGTCATCATTAGGCTGTGTTCTCAGAGCAGAACAAACAGGATGGCGAACACTGAAAACACAAACATATAGAAGGAATTTGCAAATAGTAGTTTTCCCATTAAGATGTATCGTACCGATTGCACAGAGGAGAATTCTGGTCCTAATTTAGTGCAGGTTTGTATTTGGCACATGTTACCTGTAGAGTATTTGGGTAAATTACTGATGTCAGTTGTATTTCTCCTGGAGACGAGGGAAATAGGTTATTGGCACAATAAAACATCCAGAGGCATTTAAAATGTCAGTCTAATCGCAAGAACCAGTAAGGCTTTTAATTACCTtctgtgcaattttttttaattgctccgATGGCTGTAGCGCTTGGTAAGTTCCTGACAGAGCAGCTGCAACAAacttaatttaaacatttttttttcctagagctctctgaaaaaaaaaaaaaaacaaaaaaacaaaaaaacccagaatttgAGACGCAGGGTAAAGGTTGGGAGTCTTTTGTTCCAGGATCTCTTTAGGAACTCTTGTTGTTCAGCCACTGATAAAACCCTACCTCTATTGTTCATCCAACTACCTGACAGTTTTTATTCACTGACAGTTTTTATTCACATACACTGATTGGACAGGGTATGTGTTTGTCATCACCCTCCCTCTCAGAACATTCTGAATCGGACAGTCCATGGTATTAGACCATCACCAATTCCAATTCCATATACTCTTCGGTGCTTGTTTAATGTCAGATTTGAAAAAAGGAGGATGCACAATTCCTTTCTTGAGATTGACATCAGGGAGACTTCTGCTTTCTACATGACTTCATCCCCTTTAGCTCTACCTGCCACCTTGATAGAGAGCTATTCTCCATTTGTTTGCAAATACTCTCTATTCTTCAGACCTTAATTCTCTAAGAACTAGTCTTTTATTAAGGGGACATGCAGTGTGGCCTAATGTCTGGGACTGAATCCAAATTTGCTCTATACTATGTCTATTTAACCTTAGTTTCACATCCAGTAGAGTTTTGAGGGttcaacaaaataatatataaagagtgGCTGGCAGCAAGTAGGTTTTCAGTGAGAGTTAGTTCCAGGGCAATTTCTGCCTCCATCTCTATCTCCAATGCTAGATATCTCAGGTAAATGTATGTAATCACACTTGGCGTTACTAACTTTGTCCTGACACATGGCACGTTATGCCTCAATTAGACTGTGGGTAGCTAGGAGTAGGCCTGAGACTTGTTTTCTGCATTAAGGTATCTAGTACAATGCCCTTAtcaattaatgttttaaattgatGTGCCAACAGATTGAACAATATTCAGGGAACTTAAACATGTTAGGAGGTGAGTTGCTAATTAGCTTGGATGTGAGGCTAAATTTTCCGAAGGTGTTTTATGCCTTATAAAGGATAAGAACTAATTAAGTTGAGTCACAGAGTGTTGAAGCTGGGAGGAAACTGGTATCATGTAGTTCAACCTGCTATTTAATACAGAAGGCAAAAGAGACTAATACGACAAAACTGGTTAATGTCTGATTTGACTAAGAATTCTTCCGatccatatttttcatttctgggttGTTTTCACCATGCCACATCCCTCCATCCCGTTGGTGTTGCTGCTGAGCTCCTGACATCTACAAAGTCTATTCTGCATACTCCATTTAACTACAGGGTATTGGGATTTCTTCTCAGCTGAGCTGGTGATGCAGCCATTAATATTAAGAACATGCTACCTACCATATTCTTTGGATTCTCAGGAAAAGAGTAAAGTGGGTATATagagaaagcaagggaaaaaGGACAGAAATAGTTAAGCAGATAGAGtgaaaaatttttcaaagacaagtaagaaataaagaaacaaatgagataaTACTTATTTAAAACTTAGAATATGTCATGTGCTTAGTAGATGTTAAGCACTTTATGTGCATTATCTAGTAAGCCAAAATACCCCAGGAAGATGAATATCCTTTCCCTCATCTTTCTAACTAGTTATATCGCATCTTCTACCGAATCAGCTGAACATAAATCCCCATGCCTGTATCCATGGATTCAAACCAAATCTACCCAGTTCTAAAGCCTGAGCCTTTATTCATTAAACTCCAGTGCTTCTGCAAACACAACCTGATAAAAATATTGGGCTAAGAGGATTTTCAAGGAGAAGTAGAGGACTTATGAAAATAAGGCAGGGTAGAGAATTTGGTTTAtggggagaaagaaataagatCCTGGACCACAGTATTAAGAAGCAGAAATACATGATTAAAAGCAAAGATGCCTGAGAATTTTGACATAGTTCTCCTGGCCTTGGTGGTTGGGATTTGTTACCATGTTAATGTAGCTATGAGAATGGGCAACAAATGTTGCCCCTTAGTATTGCATCTGCAGCCTATTTCTGCATTCACTAAAATCTCTTTGTTTCCATGCtatgggggcaggtgggggggcgGGTTGTCCTGAGGAGCATGAAGGTCAATCCTGTTTCTCTAGGAAGAGGCAAATGTGGTGCTACAAATGGAGAGAAATCTGATGTGgaatgggaagggagaggagaaatgaaGTGAAGTGAAAGGGTTAAATTGCAGAGCAGGCGTGACGCGTGGAAGAGGGTGGGCCTCCTTTACAGCCTTGGGGAAGGTTGGACCTCTATACTCTAGGCTGGGAAATAATCCAGGAAACATCCTTTTGGTCAGATGAACCTTAACTCACACCTTGTTCTGAGGCAGCCACTTCACACTATCTTTGATATTGTATAACAtagttttcctctcttttataTGGTTATATACTTGCCACATTCGTAAAGCATATGCATAAAGCGCTTTTGAGGCACTGAAGCTACAGATTATATTTAACATAGACATATGGGaagtttttgagttcaagttcCCAACAGAAGTCATCTTAGCAggtcttgttttctctttttaaactatAGTTCTGGGTTACAGGACCTCCCAGTTGGTGGACACTTTTAGCTTTGAGGTCTGCCTTGCTTTCCCTGGTGGCTCTCAGTGACAGGCCACGGAGGTTATACAGGAAAAGGGGCCCTGACAAGTTGCCCTTGACAAGTTGAGGAATAGAATACCAGGGACTGAAAAGAACGATCGAAGGGGAATATTGGTGTAAAGAAGGAAGAACATGATATTGGAGCAGAAGTTCCTGATAGCAGAGTTTCAACATGCAGGAGGGTGATGCTGAAActcctttgtgttttcattttcatatgttcCTTCCACACTTCCCGATGTTCCAGGCTTCTTAGAATGGGAGGTATATGTACAAGTTGCCTACCCCTGCTTCTGCACACATACTGTTTCTACTGTCCTAGCATTATTAATTGCTACCTTTCAGTGatatagtaaacatttaaaaaatctcatttcaaacatattatattaatacatatatgtaaaacaaatgGTATGCATAATATCTCCttattcttataaaaatgttccaaaattccaattttacatatgaaaaacatttcaaatggtGCTAAGAGGTGGCAAATTTGAGGTTCAAATTCAGGTATATAAGACCTGACagtcccaaatatttttttttttttttttttttttttagaggttgTATAATTTATGCAGGGTTTCAAAGCTAATTAGAAGTGGCCATGCAATTCGAAATCTTGCGTCTGGTCAGAGTACTTTACTCAACTGCTACATAACACCATCTCTCACATGGGCTAGCCTTGCAGGGAATAATCAGTTAACTTACATCAAGTCCTTCCTCTTTCCAGTATCATCTGTGAAAGGCCACTTGAGAAGAGTGAAGGCCACATCCAGTTGGAAGGGTTTCCCATGACTAAACATCAAGTAAGATGTTGCAgtcacatttttatccatttcacaCTCAAAACCAAGCTCCCAAATAACCCCTTCTGCAGCTGCCTCACTGTACATAGTCATCTTCATTCAGTCCATCCCAAAACAAATTCTGACAATGACACGTGAACTGCATATAGCTGGCTGGCTTACCAGGTCCTTTATGCAGTTGAATTTACAAGGTGACAGACACCAAGTTAAGATAAGTAAAGTTCCAGTTTGGGTGcctccatttccctcccctgaaTCCTGATCCACTGGCTGCCAAAGCCAGAAGGGGTCTCGGGTAGGGTGCTTAGTCATGGGGAAAGCTCTTGTGGTTGGCCCGGCAGAGGGGTAGGTTTCACTTCTTCACAATCTGAATGACATCCTCATCTTCCAACGTATGGTCTTTACCCACTTTTTGAGGATTGTGTTTCACAGACAGACCCCAGACCAGAGCGTATTTAAATTCTTTGATAAGATTTTTGTGAATCTTCATGCAGAAATCCTCCACCGTGGTCCTAGAGTAAGGCAGTACCACTGGGGATGTATAATCTGGCAACTGGCCTTTGGGTTTGGTGTAAATCCTCACTAGCTTCAGATAGTCCCAGATCTTTTCCAATAGGTCGTCAAAATTCCAGCGGTGATGGGCAGAAATGGGGACACAGTGAGGCACCTTATAGATGATATCCAATTCCTCAATGGAGATCTGATCAATCTTATTCAATACATAAATACAAGGGATATAAACTCTGTTTCCTTCCACCACGTCAATAAGGTCATCTGCTGTGGCATCACTACGCAGAGTCACATCAGCATTGTGAATTTTGTATTCAGCCAAAATGCTTTTCACAGTTTCAGCATCCAGCTCACTCTGAGGGCAGGTGGCTGTGAGATTAATGCCTCCTTTATCCTTCTTCTTAAAGCCAATGTTAGGGGGTTTGCTGTTCAAACGAATGCCAAAGCCTTCCAGCTCATTTTCAATTATCTTTTTATGCCCCAAAGGTTTCAGGACATCCAGAACAATCAGGATCAAGTTACATGTTCGGGCCACTGCAATGACTTGACGGCCTCTGCCTTTCCCATCCTTGGCACCCTCAATGATACCTGGAAGATCCAGGAGCTGGATCTTGGCACCTTTGTATCTGATGACACCAGGCACAGTGGTCAGAGTAGTGAACTCATAAGCTGCCACCTCAGAATATACTCCCGCCAGGTTGCTAAGTAGTGTTGACTTCCCCACTGATggaaaacccacaaaaccaaTTCGAGCATCACCTGTCTTGGCCACATCAAAACCTTCTCCtggcccaccaccaccaccacctttggGGGTAATGAGTTCTCTACGAAGCTTAGCAAGGCGAGCCTTAAGCAGCCCTAGGTGGTGTGCTGTGGCCTTGTTCTTTTGAGTCCGAGCCATCTCGGCTTCGATCTCCGCGATCTTGGCTAAGGTGCTGCTCATGGCGGCGAGTCACCGGGGGGCGTAGtccaaatatttttactattcttaattttcttttattttgttcaggAATAAAAAAGGGCACCTGGTGGAAACTTTAATGTTTGAAAGTCTAGTTAGGAGAAGATGAACTTCTTGAGGAGTGATATTTAACATAAGGGCTAtgtcacggggcacctgggcaactcagttggttgagcatctaattttggctcaggtcatgatcacacagtttgtgagttcgagccccacatcaggctcactgctatcagcaggaaggctgcttcggatcctctgtcctcttctctctctacccctcccctgcttgtgccctcaagaataaataaaacattaaaaaaataataagggtcatgtcagaatctcctggaaatttttgaaaatctttctttaaaatccaTTAATTCCAAAATACCCCGCTCACCTAAGAATCATTGGCATGGTGAAAGAAAATTACTCATGGAAGGATCAACTACCCTTTAACAGCAAAAGGTTGAGAACTCCTGATTTTGGCATCTCCA
The sequence above is drawn from the Neofelis nebulosa isolate mNeoNeb1 chromosome 2, mNeoNeb1.pri, whole genome shotgun sequence genome and encodes:
- the LOC131503760 gene encoding developmentally-regulated GTP-binding protein 1, which encodes MSSTLAKIAEIEAEMARTQKNKATAHHLGLLKARLAKLRRELITPKGGGGGGPGEGFDVAKTGDARIGFVGFPSVGKSTLLSNLAGVYSEVAAYEFTTLTTVPGVIRYKGAKIQLLDLPGIIEGAKDGKGRGRQVIAVARTCNLILIVLDVLKPLGHKKIIENELEGFGIRLNSKPPNIGFKKKDKGGINLTATCPQSELDAETVKSILAEYKIHNADVTLRSDATADDLIDVVEGNRVYIPCIYVLNKIDQISIEELDIIYKVPHCVPISAHHRWNFDDLLEKIWDYLKLVRIYTKPKGQLPDYTSPVVLPYSRTTVEDFCMKIHKNLIKEFKYALVWGLSVKHNPQKVGKDHTLEDEDVIQIVKK